One genomic window of Oncorhynchus kisutch isolate 150728-3 linkage group LG26, Okis_V2, whole genome shotgun sequence includes the following:
- the LOC109877798 gene encoding uncharacterized protein LOC109877798 isoform X2 yields MMSYLWILLLGSLVIGAKTQEDPAAEPETKEAEAEAAEPEAEAEEVAAEQAPAAEEAPTGEVEEAAKEEEAASSEVAPTTDQEAAAAEEEAPTTDQEAAAAEEEAPATKDEAATAEGEASTEDTEVVEEPAVEVEVAPEAEPEPGEAAEPEAEEPAVEEEAAESEAAPAPEDGGELDLSEAVEPEAEPEAQEESEPTKETPMGGKSRRGGSVGTAEAQGASSGSVVSILCAIGVAIVGAATGYFAYQKKKLCFKNSGGDVVSGPKEKAETQSDPQGTYSQQFAD; encoded by the exons AAGACCCTGCTGCTGAGCCAGAAACAAAGGAAGCAGAGGCAGAAGCAGCAGAGCCCGAGGCAGAAGCAGAGGAAGTAGCCGCAGAGCAGGCCCCAGCAGCTGAGGAGGCCCCGACAGGAGAAGTGGAGGAGGCTGCaaaagaggaggaggctgcaagtTCTGAGGTTGCTCCGACTACAGACCAAGAGGCTGCAGCTGCAGAAGAGGAGGCTCCGACTACAGACCAAGAGGCTGCAGCTGCAGAAGAGGAGGCTCCGGCTACAAAGGATGAGGCTGCAACTGCAGAAGGAGAGGCTTCGACAGAGGACACAGAAGTAGTAGAAGAACCAGCAGTGGAAGTAGAGGTGGCCCCTGAAGCTGAGCCAGAACCAG GGGAGGCGGCAGAACCAGAAGCAGAGGAACCTGCTGTAGAAGAGGAAGCTGCAG AGTCGGAAGCGGCGCCTGCACCAGAAGACGGAG GTGAACTAGATCTGTCTGAAGCTGTTGAACCAG AAGCTGAGCCTGAAGCACAAGAGGAGAGCGAGCCCACAAAGGAGACACCCATGGGAGGGAAGAGCCGCCGAGGGGGCTCAGTTG GCACAGCGGAAGCTCAAG GGGCTAGCTCTGGCTCGGTTGTGAGCATTCTGTGTGCTATCGGCGTGGCGATCGTTGGAGCTGCCACCGGATACTTCGCCTATCAGAAGAAGAAGCTCTGTTTCAAGAACAGTGGAG gGGATGTAGTGAGTGGCCCTAAGGAGAAGGCTGAGACCCAGTCAGATCCCCAGGGTACGTA TTCTCAGCAATTTGCTGACTAA
- the LOC109877798 gene encoding uncharacterized protein LOC109877798 isoform X4 gives MMSYLWILLLGSLVIGAKTQEDPAAEPETKEAEAEAAEPEAEAEEVAAEQAPAAEEAPTGEVEEAAKEEEAASSEVAPTTDQEAAAAEEEAPTTDQEAAAAEEEAPATKDEAATAEGEASTEDTEVVEEPAVEVEVAPEAEPEPGEAAEPEAEEPAVEEEAAESEAAPAPEDGGELDLSEAVEPEAEPEAQEESEPTKETPMGGKSRRGGSVGTAEAQGASSGSVVSILCAIGVAIVGAATGYFAYQKKKLCFKNSGVSGPKEKAETQSDPQGTYSQQFAD, from the exons AAGACCCTGCTGCTGAGCCAGAAACAAAGGAAGCAGAGGCAGAAGCAGCAGAGCCCGAGGCAGAAGCAGAGGAAGTAGCCGCAGAGCAGGCCCCAGCAGCTGAGGAGGCCCCGACAGGAGAAGTGGAGGAGGCTGCaaaagaggaggaggctgcaagtTCTGAGGTTGCTCCGACTACAGACCAAGAGGCTGCAGCTGCAGAAGAGGAGGCTCCGACTACAGACCAAGAGGCTGCAGCTGCAGAAGAGGAGGCTCCGGCTACAAAGGATGAGGCTGCAACTGCAGAAGGAGAGGCTTCGACAGAGGACACAGAAGTAGTAGAAGAACCAGCAGTGGAAGTAGAGGTGGCCCCTGAAGCTGAGCCAGAACCAG GGGAGGCGGCAGAACCAGAAGCAGAGGAACCTGCTGTAGAAGAGGAAGCTGCAG AGTCGGAAGCGGCGCCTGCACCAGAAGACGGAG GTGAACTAGATCTGTCTGAAGCTGTTGAACCAG AAGCTGAGCCTGAAGCACAAGAGGAGAGCGAGCCCACAAAGGAGACACCCATGGGAGGGAAGAGCCGCCGAGGGGGCTCAGTTG GCACAGCGGAAGCTCAAG GGGCTAGCTCTGGCTCGGTTGTGAGCATTCTGTGTGCTATCGGCGTGGCGATCGTTGGAGCTGCCACCGGATACTTCGCCTATCAGAAGAAGAAGCTCTGTTTCAAGAACAGTGGAG TGAGTGGCCCTAAGGAGAAGGCTGAGACCCAGTCAGATCCCCAGGGTACGTA TTCTCAGCAATTTGCTGACTAA
- the LOC109877798 gene encoding uncharacterized protein LOC109877798 isoform X3: MMSYLWILLLGSLVIGAKTQEDPAAEPETKEAEAEAAEPEAEAEEVAAEQAPAAEEAPTGEVEEAAKEEEAASSEVAPTTDQEAAAAEEEAPTTDQEAAAAEEEAPATKDEAATAEGEASTEDTEVVEEPAVEVEVAPEAEPEPGEAAEPEAEEPAVEEEAAESEAAPAPEDGGELDLSEAVEPEAEPEAQEESEPTKETPMGGKSRRGGSVGTAEAQGASSGSVVSILCAIGVAIVGAATGYFAYQKKKLCFKNSGVSGPKEKAETQSDPQVLSNLLTNSS; encoded by the exons AAGACCCTGCTGCTGAGCCAGAAACAAAGGAAGCAGAGGCAGAAGCAGCAGAGCCCGAGGCAGAAGCAGAGGAAGTAGCCGCAGAGCAGGCCCCAGCAGCTGAGGAGGCCCCGACAGGAGAAGTGGAGGAGGCTGCaaaagaggaggaggctgcaagtTCTGAGGTTGCTCCGACTACAGACCAAGAGGCTGCAGCTGCAGAAGAGGAGGCTCCGACTACAGACCAAGAGGCTGCAGCTGCAGAAGAGGAGGCTCCGGCTACAAAGGATGAGGCTGCAACTGCAGAAGGAGAGGCTTCGACAGAGGACACAGAAGTAGTAGAAGAACCAGCAGTGGAAGTAGAGGTGGCCCCTGAAGCTGAGCCAGAACCAG GGGAGGCGGCAGAACCAGAAGCAGAGGAACCTGCTGTAGAAGAGGAAGCTGCAG AGTCGGAAGCGGCGCCTGCACCAGAAGACGGAG GTGAACTAGATCTGTCTGAAGCTGTTGAACCAG AAGCTGAGCCTGAAGCACAAGAGGAGAGCGAGCCCACAAAGGAGACACCCATGGGAGGGAAGAGCCGCCGAGGGGGCTCAGTTG GCACAGCGGAAGCTCAAG GGGCTAGCTCTGGCTCGGTTGTGAGCATTCTGTGTGCTATCGGCGTGGCGATCGTTGGAGCTGCCACCGGATACTTCGCCTATCAGAAGAAGAAGCTCTGTTTCAAGAACAGTGGAG TGAGTGGCCCTAAGGAGAAGGCTGAGACCCAGTCAGATCCCCAGG TTCTCAGCAATTTGCTGACTAATTCATCCTAG
- the LOC109877798 gene encoding uncharacterized protein LOC109877798 isoform X1 has product MMSYLWILLLGSLVIGAKTQEDPAAEPETKEAEAEAAEPEAEAEEVAAEQAPAAEEAPTGEVEEAAKEEEAASSEVAPTTDQEAAAAEEEAPTTDQEAAAAEEEAPATKDEAATAEGEASTEDTEVVEEPAVEVEVAPEAEPEPGEAAEPEAEEPAVEEEAAESEAAPAPEDGGELDLSEAVEPEAEPEAQEESEPTKETPMGGKSRRGGSVGTAEAQGASSGSVVSILCAIGVAIVGAATGYFAYQKKKLCFKNSGGDVVSGPKEKAETQSDPQVLSNLLTNSS; this is encoded by the exons AAGACCCTGCTGCTGAGCCAGAAACAAAGGAAGCAGAGGCAGAAGCAGCAGAGCCCGAGGCAGAAGCAGAGGAAGTAGCCGCAGAGCAGGCCCCAGCAGCTGAGGAGGCCCCGACAGGAGAAGTGGAGGAGGCTGCaaaagaggaggaggctgcaagtTCTGAGGTTGCTCCGACTACAGACCAAGAGGCTGCAGCTGCAGAAGAGGAGGCTCCGACTACAGACCAAGAGGCTGCAGCTGCAGAAGAGGAGGCTCCGGCTACAAAGGATGAGGCTGCAACTGCAGAAGGAGAGGCTTCGACAGAGGACACAGAAGTAGTAGAAGAACCAGCAGTGGAAGTAGAGGTGGCCCCTGAAGCTGAGCCAGAACCAG GGGAGGCGGCAGAACCAGAAGCAGAGGAACCTGCTGTAGAAGAGGAAGCTGCAG AGTCGGAAGCGGCGCCTGCACCAGAAGACGGAG GTGAACTAGATCTGTCTGAAGCTGTTGAACCAG AAGCTGAGCCTGAAGCACAAGAGGAGAGCGAGCCCACAAAGGAGACACCCATGGGAGGGAAGAGCCGCCGAGGGGGCTCAGTTG GCACAGCGGAAGCTCAAG GGGCTAGCTCTGGCTCGGTTGTGAGCATTCTGTGTGCTATCGGCGTGGCGATCGTTGGAGCTGCCACCGGATACTTCGCCTATCAGAAGAAGAAGCTCTGTTTCAAGAACAGTGGAG gGGATGTAGTGAGTGGCCCTAAGGAGAAGGCTGAGACCCAGTCAGATCCCCAGG TTCTCAGCAATTTGCTGACTAATTCATCCTAG